The Flavobacteriales bacterium genome contains a region encoding:
- the trkA gene encoding Trk system potassium transporter TrkA produces the protein MRIVIAGAGDVGFHLARLLALESHQTSIIDTDAEKLDYVAKHLDVHTILGTSTSFKILREAQVENCDLFIAVTSSEEVNFTSAVISKRLGAKRTIVRVSNVEYMMARKDTFMKEIGIDEVILPETLAAQEIKRLVNHSVLTDHFSFENGKLALMGIKIDEHSKLLNKTLAELYPNGERKHFKNVAVLRHNETIIPEEGTRFEMGDHTYFITDPEGEPNILSITNQDQKEVNRIMVLGGGKIGYHAARLLSKKYTVKIIEKDKQRCHTLASDLSGVLVIHGDPRNIELLEEEHLDEMDMVIAVTENSETNIISCLTAKNHGVRKTIALVENMDYIHISQGVGVDTMINKRLIAANFIFRYIRKGDVMAMAGLHGADCEVLEFEVNPTDPIHHKSISKIKFPKGARIGGVILDGVGIIPDKDFLFRDKDLVVVLSKPECINKVEKFFA, from the coding sequence ATGAGAATTGTAATAGCAGGAGCAGGAGATGTAGGTTTCCATTTGGCCCGACTCTTGGCCTTGGAGAGTCATCAGACTTCCATCATAGATACCGATGCTGAGAAACTCGACTATGTTGCCAAACACTTGGACGTACATACCATCCTCGGGACCAGTACTTCCTTCAAGATATTGCGCGAGGCCCAGGTGGAGAATTGCGACCTATTCATCGCGGTGACCTCCTCGGAAGAAGTCAATTTCACGAGTGCCGTTATCTCCAAGCGGCTGGGTGCCAAGCGTACCATCGTACGGGTGAGTAATGTGGAATACATGATGGCCCGCAAGGATACCTTCATGAAGGAGATCGGGATCGATGAGGTCATCCTGCCGGAGACCTTGGCGGCCCAAGAGATCAAGCGTTTGGTCAATCACTCCGTACTGACCGATCACTTCTCCTTCGAGAACGGGAAGCTCGCTCTGATGGGTATCAAGATCGATGAGCATTCCAAACTGCTCAACAAGACCCTCGCTGAACTCTATCCCAACGGGGAGCGCAAGCATTTCAAGAATGTAGCCGTACTCCGCCACAATGAGACCATCATCCCTGAGGAAGGTACCCGATTCGAGATGGGGGATCATACCTATTTCATCACCGACCCCGAAGGAGAACCCAACATACTCTCCATCACCAATCAGGACCAGAAAGAGGTCAACCGGATCATGGTATTGGGGGGTGGCAAGATCGGCTATCATGCGGCTCGACTCCTCAGTAAGAAATACACCGTAAAGATTATCGAGAAGGACAAGCAACGCTGTCACACACTCGCTTCTGACCTGAGCGGGGTGCTTGTCATACATGGTGACCCTCGGAACATCGAATTGCTGGAAGAAGAACATCTCGATGAGATGGACATGGTGATCGCGGTGACGGAGAATTCAGAGACCAATATCATCTCCTGCTTGACGGCCAAGAATCACGGTGTGAGAAAGACCATCGCTCTGGTGGAGAACATGGACTATATCCATATCTCCCAAGGCGTAGGGGTAGATACCATGATCAATAAGCGGCTCATCGCAGCTAATTTCATCTTCCGATACATACGTAAAGGGGATGTGATGGCCATGGCGGGTCTGCATGGTGCGGACTGTGAGGTATTGGAATTCGAAGTGAATCCCACTGATCCGATCCATCACAAGAGTATCAGCAAGATCAAATTTCCCAAGGGTGCGCGTATAGGTGGGGTGATACTCGATGGGGTCGGTATCATTCCTGATAAGGATTTCCTCTTCCGCGATAAGGATTTGGTCGTAGTGCTTTCCAAACCGGAATGCATCAA